One genomic window of Arthrobacter caoxuetaonis includes the following:
- a CDS encoding urease accessory protein UreF, producing the protein MSDTGSVLAGFLLADSRLPSGAYSHSAGLEPAVLAGLEVDGVYPYLLSRLHTVVQMEACASVLAFRHARLIQSGSAGAGFFPVLEAALDARTPSGAQRDASRRLGRGMLRLAGTLKGADPAVERLAAEVRKPMRPVALGVTAAALGMGEASLARLCCYDDAQSVVAAALKLLPIDPMTATGWILAAEETIEAVADAAQGIRGLDELPALSAPWMEHWAEDHTTRTRRLFVA; encoded by the coding sequence ATGTCTGACACTGGTTCCGTGCTGGCAGGTTTCCTGCTCGCGGATTCCCGCCTGCCCTCTGGCGCCTACTCGCATTCGGCAGGTTTGGAGCCTGCGGTGCTGGCCGGGTTAGAGGTCGACGGCGTGTATCCGTACCTGCTCTCGCGGCTGCACACGGTGGTGCAGATGGAGGCCTGCGCGTCCGTCCTGGCTTTTCGCCACGCACGGCTGATCCAGTCCGGTTCAGCGGGTGCCGGCTTCTTTCCGGTGCTTGAAGCCGCCCTGGATGCGCGGACCCCGTCCGGTGCCCAGCGTGATGCCTCCCGGCGGCTCGGCCGAGGGATGCTGCGCCTGGCGGGAACACTCAAGGGCGCGGACCCCGCCGTCGAGCGCCTGGCGGCAGAGGTACGGAAGCCCATGCGGCCCGTGGCGCTCGGCGTGACCGCCGCTGCCCTCGGAATGGGTGAAGCCTCGCTGGCCCGGCTCTGCTGCTACGACGACGCGCAGTCCGTTGTTGCTGCGGCGCTGAAACTCCTGCCCATTGACCCCATGACCGCGACCGGGTGGATCCTGGCCGCTGAAGAGACGATCGAGGCCGTCGCTGATGCCGCCCAGGGCATCCGGGGCCTCGACGAACTTCCCGCACTGAGTGCTCCCTGGATGGAGCACTGGGCCGAAGACCACACCACAAGAACAAGGAGGCTGTTCGTTGCCTGA
- a CDS encoding urease subunit alpha, translating to MQVSRREYAHLYGPTVGDQIRLADTDLWISPEQDLTFGGDESVFGGGKNIRESMAQSTRTSAEGAPDLIITNVVIVDHWGIVRADVGVKNGRIAGIGKSGNPDIMDGIDPALVIGPGTEVVAGEGKILTAGGIDTHVHLLGTDALREALASGITTVGGGGTGPAEGSKATTVTPGAWNLQVMHRALDHLPMNFLLYGKGNTVSQAALEEQALAGAAGYKVHEDWGSTPAAIDAALTAADRWGVQVALHADSLNEAGYVQDTLAAIKGRGIHVFHAEGAGGGHAPDIITVAAAANVLPASTNPTLPFTVNTVAEHLDMLMVCHHLNPRIPEDLAFAESRIRANTMMAEDVLQDLGAMSITSSDAQAMGRIGETITRTWQVAHVMKDYMGAAESALPADNERVRRYIAKYTICPAVAHGIDAEVGSVEVGKMADLVLWNPAFFGIRPSIVIKGGAIVAGQMGDPNASLPTPQPVWMREALAGTATSAPHLSTSFVSPDALQDGLAEKLGLTRSLTAISSTRDVTKASLPNNTALPDIQVNPETFLVSIDGQVIEPAPVSELPLTQRYTLF from the coding sequence ATGCAGGTGAGCCGGCGCGAATACGCCCACCTTTACGGACCCACCGTCGGAGACCAGATCCGGCTGGCCGATACCGACCTGTGGATCTCCCCCGAGCAGGACCTGACGTTTGGCGGCGACGAATCGGTGTTCGGCGGCGGCAAGAACATCCGCGAGTCCATGGCCCAGTCCACCCGGACGTCCGCTGAGGGTGCCCCGGACCTGATCATCACGAACGTCGTGATCGTGGACCACTGGGGAATCGTCCGCGCCGACGTCGGGGTCAAGAACGGCCGGATCGCCGGGATCGGAAAATCCGGAAACCCGGACATCATGGACGGGATCGATCCTGCACTGGTGATTGGGCCCGGCACCGAGGTGGTAGCCGGCGAGGGCAAAATCCTGACGGCGGGCGGCATTGATACGCACGTGCACCTCCTGGGAACCGACGCGCTGAGGGAAGCCCTTGCCTCCGGCATTACTACGGTGGGCGGCGGCGGCACCGGACCGGCTGAAGGATCCAAGGCCACCACCGTCACTCCCGGTGCCTGGAACCTGCAGGTGATGCACCGGGCGCTGGACCACCTGCCGATGAACTTCCTGCTTTACGGCAAGGGCAACACCGTCAGCCAGGCCGCGCTGGAAGAACAGGCACTGGCAGGCGCTGCAGGTTACAAGGTCCATGAGGACTGGGGATCCACTCCCGCAGCCATCGATGCAGCACTGACGGCGGCCGACCGCTGGGGCGTGCAGGTGGCGCTGCATGCGGATTCACTGAACGAAGCAGGATACGTCCAGGACACCCTCGCGGCCATCAAGGGCCGCGGCATCCACGTGTTCCACGCTGAGGGAGCCGGCGGCGGACATGCACCGGACATCATCACGGTGGCCGCCGCGGCCAACGTGCTGCCGGCGTCGACCAATCCCACCTTGCCGTTCACCGTCAACACCGTGGCCGAGCACCTGGACATGCTCATGGTGTGCCACCACTTGAACCCGCGCATTCCTGAGGATCTGGCCTTTGCCGAGTCGCGGATCCGCGCCAACACGATGATGGCCGAAGACGTCCTCCAGGACCTCGGCGCCATGTCCATCACCTCCTCAGATGCCCAGGCCATGGGACGCATCGGCGAGACGATTACCCGGACGTGGCAGGTGGCCCACGTGATGAAGGACTACATGGGCGCCGCCGAATCCGCCCTGCCTGCCGACAATGAGCGGGTGCGCCGCTACATTGCCAAGTACACGATCTGCCCCGCCGTAGCGCACGGGATCGACGCCGAGGTTGGCTCGGTCGAGGTCGGCAAGATGGCGGACCTGGTGCTGTGGAACCCTGCCTTCTTCGGGATCCGGCCCTCGATCGTGATCAAGGGCGGTGCCATCGTGGCCGGGCAGATGGGCGATCCGAACGCTTCGCTGCCCACCCCGCAGCCCGTCTGGATGCGCGAGGCCCTCGCCGGCACCGCTACCTCCGCGCCCCACCTCTCGACGTCGTTTGTTTCCCCCGACGCACTTCAGGACGGGCTTGCCGAGAAACTGGGACTGACCCGTTCGCTGACCGCCATCAGTTCTACCCGCGACGTCACCAAGGCCTCCCTGCCGAACAACACGGCCCTTCCTGACATCCAGGTGAATCCGGAGACCTTTTTGGTCAGCATCGACGGGCAGGTCATTGAGCCGGCGCCGGTCTCCGAGCTTCCCCTCACGCAGCGTTACACCCTGTTCTAG
- a CDS encoding urease subunit beta produces the protein MIPGEVRTAEGTVEINAGRETRTLVVVNDGDRPIQVGSHFHFADVNSALSFDRSAAEGFRLGVPAGTAVRFEPGASREVTLVRLAGAAAVPGLQIRTPSEGAQACR, from the coding sequence CTGATCCCCGGCGAAGTGCGCACCGCTGAAGGCACCGTGGAAATCAACGCCGGCCGGGAAACCCGGACACTGGTAGTGGTGAACGACGGCGACCGTCCGATCCAGGTCGGGTCCCACTTCCACTTCGCGGACGTGAATTCCGCGCTCTCCTTCGACCGGAGCGCCGCCGAAGGATTCCGGCTGGGCGTACCCGCCGGAACCGCCGTCCGGTTCGAACCGGGGGCTTCACGCGAGGTGACGCTCGTCCGCCTGGCCGGCGCTGCCGCTGTGCCTGGACTCCAGATCCGCACCCCTTCCGAAGGAGCCCAGGCATGCAGGTGA
- a CDS encoding urease subunit gamma, whose product MFLTPSDTEKLLLSVAGMVARDRRDRGVKLNYPETVALLSCWVMERAREGGLVADLMSEGRSVLTRADVMEGVPEMIPDLQIEATFPDGRKLVTITEPIS is encoded by the coding sequence ATGTTCCTCACACCGTCGGACACGGAAAAACTGCTGCTGAGCGTAGCCGGTATGGTCGCCCGCGACCGGCGCGACCGGGGAGTCAAACTTAACTACCCCGAAACCGTTGCCCTGCTCTCCTGCTGGGTCATGGAGCGCGCACGCGAAGGCGGACTGGTCGCAGACCTCATGAGTGAGGGACGCAGCGTCCTGACCCGCGCCGATGTGATGGAAGGTGTGCCGGAGATGATTCCGGACCTTCAAATCGAGGCCACCTTTCCCGACGGACGCAAGCTCGTCACCATCACGGAGCCGATCTCATGA
- a CDS encoding phosphodiesterase, giving the protein MDYLPAEHPRPRHLILHLSDTHLLAGPDPLYGAVDSKAKLQAVFERLEAAERKPEAIIFTGDLTDKGEAEAYDHLRSIVEPAADKMGAKVIWVMGNHDRRETFKERLLDEAPSMAPLDRVYEVNGLRIITLDSTVPGYHHGELSDAQLTWLRSQLRTPAAEGTILALHHPPVPSVQDLTVLVELRHQRDLAAAVAGTDVRAIIAGHLHYSTFTTFAGIPVSVASATCYTQDLATPGTRGQDAGQAFHMIHVYEDSVVHSVVPLEERETVGERVDETETRRRLDAAGIRILDARTLSSA; this is encoded by the coding sequence ATGGATTACCTCCCGGCCGAACATCCACGGCCGCGACATCTCATTCTCCATCTCAGCGACACCCATCTGCTGGCGGGCCCGGATCCGCTCTACGGAGCGGTGGACAGCAAGGCCAAGCTCCAAGCCGTCTTCGAGAGGCTGGAGGCCGCTGAACGCAAGCCCGAGGCGATCATCTTCACCGGCGATCTCACCGACAAGGGCGAAGCGGAAGCCTATGACCACCTGCGCTCGATTGTGGAACCTGCGGCCGACAAGATGGGAGCAAAGGTCATCTGGGTGATGGGCAACCACGACCGGAGGGAAACGTTCAAGGAACGCCTGCTGGACGAGGCCCCGAGCATGGCCCCCCTGGACCGAGTCTACGAGGTCAACGGGCTGCGGATCATCACCCTGGATTCGACTGTTCCCGGCTATCACCACGGCGAACTCAGCGACGCGCAGCTGACCTGGCTTCGCTCCCAGCTGCGCACGCCTGCCGCAGAGGGAACCATCCTGGCCCTTCACCATCCGCCCGTACCCAGCGTCCAGGACCTCACGGTCCTGGTGGAACTGCGTCACCAGCGTGACCTGGCGGCTGCCGTGGCCGGCACGGATGTCCGAGCAATTATTGCCGGTCACCTGCACTACTCGACCTTCACCACGTTCGCGGGGATTCCCGTCTCGGTCGCGTCGGCAACGTGCTACACGCAGGACCTGGCAACGCCTGGAACCCGGGGACAGGACGCGGGGCAGGCGTTCCACATGATCCATGTGTACGAGGACTCCGTGGTCCACTCAGTGGTTCCGCTGGAGGAACGGGAAACTGTGGGGGAGCGGGTGGACGAGACAGAGACCCGGCGCCGGCTGGATGCCGCGGGCATCCGGATACTGGACGCCCGTACCCTGAGCAGCGCCTAG
- a CDS encoding pyridoxamine 5'-phosphate oxidase family protein: MTSEEKPPVVELTAEESWKYVEKTFHGRIATSVAGEPDIFPINYYAHDGVLLFRTAPGNKLAELTVNSHVAFETDGIMSDEAWSVVIKGTTRELELSAEIEEAEKLPLKPWVRTRKSRYVELTPTSISGRFFNLGPEPEDEY, from the coding sequence ATGACTAGCGAAGAGAAGCCTCCGGTTGTCGAGCTCACGGCTGAGGAATCCTGGAAGTACGTTGAAAAGACCTTTCACGGCCGGATCGCGACGAGCGTTGCAGGCGAGCCGGATATCTTCCCCATCAATTACTACGCCCACGACGGGGTGCTTCTTTTCCGCACGGCGCCGGGGAACAAGCTTGCCGAGCTGACGGTCAATTCCCACGTCGCCTTCGAGACCGACGGCATCATGAGTGACGAAGCCTGGTCGGTGGTCATCAAGGGCACGACCCGGGAACTCGAGCTTTCCGCTGAGATTGAAGAAGCCGAGAAACTCCCCCTGAAGCCCTGGGTGCGCACGCGCAAGAGCCGCTATGTGGAACTCACGCCGACTTCCATCTCGGGACGTTTCTTCAACCTCGGCCCGGAACCCGAAGACGAGTACTAG
- a CDS encoding catalase translates to MMTDEEKQYSAQQNLTTRQGHPVSDNQNTRTVGSRGPATLENYQFLEKISHFDRERIPERVVHARGFVAYGEFEATGKWGEEPISRYTRAKLFSEPGKKTDVAIRFSTVIGGRDSSEAARDPRGFAVKFYTEDGNWDMVGNNLGVFFIRDAIKFPDVIHSLKPDPVTFRQEPARIFDFMSQTPESMHMLVNLFSPRGIPADYRHMQGFGVNTYRWVNADGDSKLVKYHWLPKQGVKSLTEEDAANIQAGDLGHASKDLYEAIERGDYPQWDLYVQLMDDNDHPELDFDPLDDTKTWPEQDFVPRLVGTMTLNRNVSDHHNENEQISFGTGVLVDGLEFSDDKMLVGRTFSYSDTQRYRVGPNYLQLPVNSAKNAKVATNQRGGQMSYGTDLAPGQNPHVNYEPSITGGVQEAPKQGPSEVGPELNGRLTRARLERTNDYMQAGQRYQLMEQWEKDDLVKNFVDNISQAARPVQERMLWHFYMCDDELGARVGEGLGIGLAEVKDLGPLPTQTLSEEELERMKNLGANGPRNVEGLTMTHCVPNEHVVVTR, encoded by the coding sequence ATGATGACGGACGAAGAAAAGCAGTACTCCGCACAGCAGAACCTGACCACCCGCCAGGGCCATCCCGTCTCGGACAACCAAAACACCCGCACCGTGGGCTCCCGGGGTCCTGCCACGCTGGAGAACTACCAGTTCCTGGAGAAGATCAGCCACTTTGACCGGGAGAGGATCCCCGAGCGAGTGGTCCATGCCCGCGGGTTCGTGGCGTACGGAGAGTTCGAGGCGACCGGCAAATGGGGCGAAGAACCCATTTCCAGGTACACCCGGGCCAAACTGTTCTCGGAGCCCGGCAAGAAGACCGACGTCGCCATCCGGTTCTCCACCGTGATCGGCGGCCGGGATTCGTCTGAAGCCGCACGGGACCCGCGCGGGTTTGCGGTGAAGTTCTACACCGAAGACGGCAACTGGGACATGGTGGGCAACAACCTGGGAGTCTTCTTCATCCGTGACGCCATCAAGTTCCCTGACGTGATCCACTCCCTGAAGCCGGACCCCGTCACCTTCCGCCAGGAGCCGGCCCGGATCTTCGACTTCATGTCGCAGACCCCTGAGTCCATGCACATGCTGGTTAACCTCTTCAGCCCGCGCGGCATCCCCGCGGATTACCGGCACATGCAGGGATTTGGCGTGAACACCTACCGCTGGGTCAACGCCGATGGGGATTCCAAACTGGTCAAGTACCACTGGCTGCCGAAGCAGGGTGTGAAGTCCCTGACCGAAGAGGACGCCGCCAACATCCAGGCCGGCGACCTCGGCCACGCCTCCAAGGACCTCTATGAGGCCATTGAACGCGGCGACTACCCGCAGTGGGACCTGTACGTGCAGCTGATGGATGACAACGACCATCCGGAACTGGACTTCGATCCGCTCGATGACACGAAGACCTGGCCTGAGCAGGACTTCGTGCCCCGGCTGGTGGGTACCATGACGCTGAACCGGAACGTTTCCGACCACCACAATGAGAACGAACAGATCTCTTTCGGCACCGGTGTGCTGGTGGACGGGCTGGAGTTCTCCGACGACAAGATGCTGGTGGGACGCACCTTCAGCTATTCGGATACCCAGCGCTACCGGGTGGGGCCGAACTACCTGCAGCTGCCGGTCAACTCGGCCAAGAACGCCAAGGTTGCCACCAACCAGCGCGGCGGGCAGATGTCCTACGGCACGGACCTGGCCCCGGGCCAGAACCCGCACGTCAACTACGAACCCAGCATCACCGGCGGTGTGCAGGAGGCCCCGAAGCAGGGCCCGTCCGAGGTGGGGCCGGAGCTGAACGGGCGGCTGACCCGCGCCAGGCTTGAGCGCACCAATGACTATATGCAGGCCGGGCAGCGGTACCAGCTGATGGAGCAGTGGGAGAAGGACGACCTGGTCAAGAACTTCGTCGACAACATCTCCCAGGCCGCACGTCCCGTCCAGGAACGCATGCTCTGGCACTTCTATATGTGCGACGACGAACTCGGCGCGCGGGTTGGCGAAGGCCTGGGCATTGGGCTGGCTGAGGTCAAGGATCTGGGTCCGCTCCCCACCCAGACCCTGAGCGAGGAAGAGCTGGAACGCATGAAGAACCTCGGAGCCAACGGTCCGAGAAACGTCGAGGGCCTGACCATGACCCACTGCGTGCCGAATGAGCACGTGGTGGTCACCCGGTAA
- a CDS encoding 3-oxoacyl-ACP reductase translates to MLDPVSSTPPRRLEGRSAVITGGGSGIGLASARRLAAEGAHVVVADIDPVAGKAAADEVGGLFVPVDVTNEEDVKRLYAITRETHGRVDIAFNNAGISPPDDASILDTGIDAWRKVQEVNLTSVFYCCKYALPHMLEAGKGSIINTASFVAVMGAATSQISYSASKGGVLAMSRELGVEFARQGVRVNALCPGPVNTPLLQELFARDPERAARRLVHIPLGRFAEPEELAGAVAFLASDDSSFITASTFMVDGGISGAYVTPN, encoded by the coding sequence ATGCTGGATCCGGTCTCATCCACACCCCCTCGCCGGCTCGAAGGACGTTCTGCCGTCATCACCGGGGGCGGCAGCGGGATTGGCCTCGCCAGCGCCCGCCGGCTGGCAGCCGAAGGCGCACACGTCGTCGTCGCGGACATCGATCCGGTCGCCGGGAAAGCTGCCGCCGATGAGGTGGGAGGCCTGTTCGTTCCGGTGGACGTCACCAATGAAGAAGACGTCAAGCGCCTCTACGCGATCACCCGGGAGACCCACGGCCGGGTGGACATTGCCTTCAACAACGCCGGGATCTCCCCGCCGGACGACGCCTCGATCCTCGACACCGGAATCGACGCGTGGCGGAAAGTGCAGGAGGTCAACCTGACCTCTGTCTTCTACTGCTGCAAGTACGCCCTGCCGCACATGCTGGAAGCGGGCAAGGGCTCCATCATCAACACGGCATCCTTCGTGGCGGTCATGGGCGCGGCTACCTCACAGATTTCCTACAGCGCTTCCAAGGGCGGAGTGCTGGCGATGAGCCGGGAACTCGGCGTCGAATTCGCGCGGCAGGGGGTGCGGGTCAACGCCCTGTGCCCCGGACCGGTGAACACTCCCCTGCTGCAGGAACTGTTCGCCAGGGATCCGGAGCGGGCTGCCCGCCGGTTGGTGCACATACCGCTGGGCCGCTTCGCCGAGCCGGAGGAACTGGCCGGCGCTGTGGCGTTCCTCGCCAGCGACGACTCCTCCTTCATCACGGCCTCCACCTTTATGGTCGACGGCGGCATCTCCGGCGCGTACGTCACCCCGAACTGA
- a CDS encoding aldehyde dehydrogenase family protein, with protein sequence MSTTILNPATEEVITAVAPLGLAETDAAIEAAARAFVSWRATGPSDRARLLRRFAAAVDADVENLAALEVANAGHTLANARWEAGNVRDVLNYYAGAPERHTGAQIPVDGGIDVTFHEPLGVVGVIVPWNFPMPIAGWGFAPALAAGNTVVLKPAELTPLTALRLAELALEAGLPEGVFQVLPGKGSVIGERFVTHPAVRKVVFTGSTEVGRGIMAGCSAQLKRVTLELGGKSANIIYDDADLESAAAAAPGGAFDNAGQDCCARSRILVQQGVYERFLELLEPHVTGLSVGDPRQADTAMGPLISAAQRDRVAGYVAEDDVVFQGKAPAGPGFWFPPTVLAPAPDSRALREEIFGPVLAVVPFRDEEDAVRIANDSAYGLSGSIWTRDLGRALRTARAVEAGNLSVNSHSSVRYWTPFGGFKQSGLGRELGPDALDAFTETKNVFIATGR encoded by the coding sequence GTGAGCACCACCATCCTGAATCCCGCCACGGAGGAGGTCATCACCGCCGTCGCTCCCCTGGGGCTGGCAGAAACCGATGCCGCCATTGAGGCCGCCGCACGGGCGTTCGTGTCCTGGCGCGCCACCGGCCCCTCAGACCGCGCCCGGCTCCTGCGGCGCTTCGCCGCTGCCGTGGACGCCGACGTGGAAAACCTCGCCGCCCTGGAAGTGGCGAACGCGGGGCATACCCTGGCCAACGCCCGCTGGGAAGCGGGCAACGTCCGGGACGTGCTGAACTACTACGCCGGCGCCCCGGAGAGACACACCGGCGCGCAGATTCCCGTGGACGGCGGCATCGATGTCACCTTCCATGAACCCCTCGGTGTGGTGGGAGTAATCGTGCCGTGGAACTTCCCCATGCCCATCGCGGGCTGGGGATTCGCTCCGGCGCTGGCTGCCGGCAACACCGTGGTCCTCAAACCGGCCGAACTGACCCCGCTCACGGCCCTGCGGCTGGCCGAGCTGGCACTGGAGGCCGGCCTTCCCGAGGGCGTATTCCAAGTCCTTCCGGGCAAGGGATCGGTCATCGGCGAGCGCTTTGTGACCCATCCAGCGGTGCGCAAGGTGGTGTTTACCGGGTCCACCGAGGTGGGCCGGGGAATCATGGCCGGGTGCTCCGCGCAGCTGAAGCGGGTCACCCTGGAACTGGGCGGCAAAAGCGCCAACATCATCTACGACGACGCCGACCTCGAGTCCGCAGCAGCCGCCGCCCCCGGCGGGGCGTTCGACAATGCCGGGCAGGACTGCTGCGCCCGTTCAAGGATCCTGGTCCAGCAGGGGGTGTACGAACGTTTCCTTGAGCTTCTCGAGCCCCATGTCACGGGGCTGTCCGTGGGCGATCCGCGGCAGGCGGATACTGCCATGGGTCCCCTGATTTCTGCAGCGCAGCGGGACCGGGTCGCCGGGTACGTGGCGGAGGACGACGTCGTGTTCCAGGGCAAGGCGCCGGCCGGCCCCGGATTCTGGTTCCCGCCTACCGTGCTCGCCCCTGCCCCGGACAGCCGGGCCCTCCGGGAGGAGATCTTCGGCCCCGTGCTCGCCGTCGTTCCCTTCCGGGACGAGGAGGACGCTGTCCGCATCGCCAATGACTCCGCCTACGGGCTGTCCGGATCCATCTGGACCCGGGACCTGGGCCGGGCCCTGCGGACTGCCCGCGCGGTGGAGGCGGGAAACCTCTCCGTGAACTCGCACTCGTCGGTGCGCTACTGGACGCCGTTTGGCGGCTTCAAGCAGTCAGGGCTCGGCCGGGAACTGGGCCCGGACGCCCTGGATGCGTTCACGGAAACCAAAAACGTCTTTATCGCGACGGGCCGGTAG
- a CDS encoding gamma-glutamyl-gamma-aminobutyrate hydrolase family protein, giving the protein MALNGSEPGGERPALRSTASRRPLIGITTYYQQAAWGVWKGSAALVPGTYVEAVTAAGGSPVLLPPLGTETAVLDGLDGLVTSGGTDVDPAAYGHDPHPKTVSQPLRDSHDFALTQAALDRDLPLFAICRGAQILNVALGGTLIQHLPDVRPEVDYQATPGIFADVTFSTAPDSIIRSLLGPAASAPCYHHQGIAELGHGLRITAEAPEGTVEAVELPGRDWVLGVQFHPEQNPEDLRLFEGFVAECARRRAAKDGTGDSTPMRTPVAQGARR; this is encoded by the coding sequence GTGGCTTTGAACGGCTCTGAGCCCGGCGGCGAGCGCCCGGCCTTGCGAAGTACAGCTTCGAGGCGCCCGCTGATCGGCATCACCACCTACTACCAGCAGGCTGCCTGGGGAGTATGGAAAGGCAGTGCGGCACTGGTCCCGGGCACCTACGTTGAGGCGGTCACCGCGGCGGGCGGCAGCCCGGTCCTCCTTCCGCCGCTGGGAACCGAGACAGCCGTCCTGGACGGGCTCGACGGTCTGGTCACCTCCGGCGGCACCGACGTGGACCCGGCTGCCTACGGCCATGACCCGCACCCCAAAACCGTCAGCCAGCCGCTGCGGGACTCCCACGACTTCGCCCTGACCCAAGCTGCCCTGGATCGGGACCTCCCCCTGTTCGCCATCTGCCGGGGAGCGCAGATCTTGAACGTCGCCCTGGGCGGAACACTCATCCAGCACCTGCCGGACGTCCGCCCGGAGGTCGACTACCAGGCCACGCCGGGGATCTTTGCCGACGTCACTTTCAGCACTGCGCCGGACAGCATCATCCGGTCCCTGCTGGGACCGGCCGCGAGCGCCCCCTGTTACCACCATCAGGGCATCGCCGAGCTCGGCCACGGACTGCGGATCACCGCGGAAGCGCCCGAGGGGACGGTGGAGGCGGTCGAACTGCCGGGACGGGACTGGGTCCTGGGCGTGCAGTTCCATCCCGAACAGAACCCGGAAGACCTGCGGCTGTTCGAAGGGTTCGTGGCCGAGTGCGCCAGACGGCGCGCCGCAAAGGACGGGACCGGGGACAGCACCCCAATGCGGACACCTGTTGCGCAAGGAGCACGCCGGTGA
- a CDS encoding glutamine synthetase family protein, with the protein MKQQSPNGLALEELRDLVAAGSIDTVIVAITDHLGRLQGKRCGARSFLEDVYPHGAEGCNYLLAVDVDMNTIEGYESSSWENGYGDLVMRPDMDTLRLVPWLPGTAMVQCDVLRTDGSPLAPSPRQILRRQLDRLEELGYRAYIGTELEFILFDHSYSDAWDRGYAGMQASSRYNVDYSLLATSRLEPVLRAIRNGMEGAGMVVESSKGECNFGQQEVTFRFDEAMRTCDNHSFYKTGAKEIADQQGKSLTFMAKFNEREGNSCHIHFSLRDLDGEPVFPGMSEHGFSPVMEQFIAGQLAALKELTYFLAPNVNSYKRFVEGSFAPTAIAWGLDNRSCALRVVGHGAGMRTENRVGGGDLNPYLATAALVAAAIHGLENRLPLEPVTAGNAYTTGADRLPTTLRASRDLLAGSEIARKAFGDEVVTHYVHAADVELAAFDGAVTDWERKRGFERL; encoded by the coding sequence ATGAAGCAGCAATCCCCCAACGGACTGGCTCTCGAAGAACTGCGCGACCTTGTCGCGGCGGGCAGCATCGACACCGTGATCGTGGCCATCACCGACCATTTGGGCCGGCTTCAGGGCAAACGCTGCGGTGCAAGGTCCTTCCTCGAGGACGTGTATCCCCACGGCGCCGAAGGCTGCAACTACCTGCTCGCCGTGGACGTGGACATGAACACGATCGAGGGCTACGAATCATCCTCCTGGGAAAACGGCTACGGCGATCTGGTCATGCGCCCGGACATGGACACCCTGCGGCTGGTGCCCTGGCTGCCCGGGACAGCCATGGTGCAGTGCGACGTCCTGCGCACCGACGGGTCTCCGCTGGCTCCCTCGCCCCGGCAGATCCTGCGCCGGCAGCTGGACCGGCTGGAAGAACTGGGCTACCGCGCCTACATCGGCACCGAGTTGGAGTTCATCCTCTTCGACCACAGCTACTCGGATGCCTGGGACCGGGGGTACGCCGGCATGCAGGCCTCCAGCAGGTACAACGTGGACTACTCGCTGCTGGCCACCTCCCGGCTGGAGCCCGTCCTGCGCGCCATCCGCAACGGAATGGAAGGTGCCGGGATGGTGGTGGAGTCCTCCAAGGGCGAGTGCAACTTCGGCCAGCAGGAGGTGACGTTCCGGTTCGACGAGGCGATGCGGACCTGCGACAACCACTCCTTCTACAAGACCGGAGCCAAGGAGATCGCCGACCAGCAGGGCAAGAGCCTGACCTTCATGGCGAAGTTCAACGAACGCGAAGGCAATTCCTGCCACATCCACTTCAGCCTCCGGGACCTGGACGGCGAACCGGTGTTCCCGGGGATGAGCGAACACGGCTTCAGCCCGGTCATGGAGCAGTTCATCGCCGGCCAGCTGGCAGCGCTGAAGGAACTCACCTATTTCCTGGCACCGAACGTGAACTCCTACAAGCGGTTCGTGGAAGGCAGCTTCGCGCCGACGGCGATCGCCTGGGGCCTGGACAACCGCAGCTGCGCCCTCCGCGTCGTCGGGCACGGTGCCGGAATGCGTACCGAAAACCGGGTTGGCGGCGGTGACCTGAACCCTTACCTGGCGACCGCTGCCCTGGTTGCCGCGGCTATCCACGGCCTGGAGAACCGGCTGCCGCTGGAGCCGGTCACGGCAGGCAATGCCTACACCACCGGTGCCGACCGGCTGCCCACCACCCTGCGGGCGTCCCGGGACCTGCTGGCGGGCAGCGAGATTGCCCGCAAGGCCTTCGGCGACGAGGTCGTCACCCACTACGTTCACGCGGCCGACGTCGAACTGGCCGCCTTTGACGGAGCCGTCACCGATTGGGAGCGCAAGCGTGGCTTTGAACGGCTCTGA